Proteins encoded by one window of Blautia luti:
- a CDS encoding DUF1002 domain-containing protein, producing MKKAKALGALLCSACLAVAGTSLPAMADSMKVVTLGADLTDAQKNTMMKYFNVDSSQVQILTITNQDERDHLSAYVPIEQIGTRTVSCAYVKPTQSGGIKVRTANLNWVTCNMIATSLSTSGVKNCEVVAACPFEVSGTGALTGIQMAYETATGEELDSAKKELATEEMVVTGNLADEVGKNDATTVMNNSKMQVIRDNVQNADDIYNIVVNVAQQNNVNLDSDQIDKIVSLLQQIAQQDYNYDDVKATLEQVDQNTSESSDDIGDVADEEDDTVNAGDSADDILNSVDNSALGGDVVESSTENPSLEQDTGMDTDTSDADSETTDDGTFDNTDEDEVIYDENTDDSTDGDTEDSSDASLDENTEDGSDDTQDADSSSSEELDTASLTDDQMLLFNQAETFCKGEYEGDVDSLHTAMGDDTAENSVVLDAENGAALTKEVEKAYLKILTDGTDSYEADGTEMYMTTELNMLDRSMKEIFGISEGSQAGPELSELTDDERQSLYKDTMKFFEKLYNESTETYDTEDASGEE from the coding sequence ATGAAAAAAGCGAAAGCACTGGGTGCATTACTCTGCAGCGCATGTCTGGCAGTTGCCGGAACTTCACTGCCGGCGATGGCAGATTCCATGAAGGTTGTTACACTGGGGGCGGATCTGACAGATGCACAGAAGAATACAATGATGAAATATTTTAACGTAGACAGCAGCCAGGTACAGATCCTGACCATCACCAATCAGGATGAGAGAGATCATTTAAGTGCCTATGTTCCTATTGAACAGATCGGAACCAGAACTGTAAGCTGTGCTTACGTAAAGCCAACACAGTCCGGCGGCATTAAGGTACGTACTGCCAACCTGAACTGGGTAACCTGCAATATGATTGCCACTTCACTTTCCACCTCAGGTGTTAAGAACTGTGAAGTAGTAGCTGCCTGCCCGTTCGAAGTTTCCGGTACAGGAGCCCTGACCGGTATCCAGATGGCATATGAGACAGCTACAGGGGAAGAACTTGACAGCGCGAAGAAGGAACTGGCCACAGAGGAAATGGTAGTAACCGGAAATCTGGCTGATGAGGTGGGTAAGAATGATGCCACCACAGTTATGAACAATTCCAAGATGCAGGTGATCAGGGATAATGTCCAGAATGCAGATGACATCTATAATATTGTAGTAAATGTGGCACAGCAGAACAATGTAAACCTGGATTCTGACCAGATTGATAAGATCGTGTCACTTCTTCAGCAGATCGCACAGCAGGATTACAATTATGATGATGTAAAGGCGACTCTGGAGCAGGTAGACCAGAATACATCAGAAAGCAGTGATGACATTGGAGATGTGGCAGACGAGGAAGACGATACTGTGAATGCAGGAGATTCTGCAGATGACATTTTAAACAGTGTGGATAACAGTGCACTGGGCGGAGATGTAGTGGAGAGTTCTACAGAGAATCCGTCTCTGGAACAGGATACAGGAATGGACACAGACACTTCAGACGCTGACAGCGAAACAACAGACGACGGTACTTTTGACAATACGGATGAAGATGAAGTGATCTACGATGAGAATACAGATGACAGTACTGACGGAGATACAGAAGACAGCTCAGATGCCAGCCTGGATGAGAATACAGAAGATGGATCTGATGATACACAGGATGCTGACTCCTCATCTTCAGAGGAACTGGATACTGCTTCCCTGACAGACGATCAGATGCTGCTGTTCAATCAGGCAGAGACATTCTGCAAGGGTGAATATGAAGGTGATGTGGATTCTCTTCATACTGCAATGGGAGATGATACAGCAGAGAATTCCGTAGTTCTTGATGCAGAGAACGGTGCAGCCCTTACGAAGGAAGTGGAGAAAGCATATCTGAAGATCCTCACTGACGGCACAGATTCCTATGAAGCAGACGGAACAGAAATGTATATGACCACAGAGCTGAACATGCTTGACAGATCCATGAAAGAGATCTTCGGAATCTCGGAAGGATCCCAGGCAGGACCGGAACTGTCCGAACT
- a CDS encoding response regulator: protein MNKSLILVVEDDTSVRNLITTTLKAHEYRYLTAPDGQSAILETSSHNPDIVLLDLGLPDIDGVEIIKKIRTWSNMPIIVISARSEDTDKIDALDAGADDYLTKPFSVEELLARLRVTQRRLSMMQKVSPAEAVVFVNGKLRVDYAAGCAYLNEEELHLTPIEYKLLCLLTRNIGKVLTHTFLTQSIWGSSWDNDIASLRVFMATLRKKIEKEPNSPQYIQTHIGVGYRMLKVD from the coding sequence ATGAATAAATCACTAATATTAGTTGTAGAAGATGACACATCTGTCAGAAATTTAATTACAACAACCTTAAAAGCGCACGAATACCGATATCTGACGGCACCCGATGGTCAATCGGCAATTTTAGAAACATCTTCACACAATCCTGACATTGTTTTACTTGATTTAGGACTTCCTGATATAGATGGTGTTGAGATTATAAAAAAAATCCGTACTTGGTCAAACATGCCAATTATCGTAATCAGTGCTCGCAGTGAAGATACCGATAAAATTGATGCGTTGGATGCTGGCGCAGATGATTATTTAACAAAGCCATTTTCTGTTGAGGAACTGCTTGCCAGACTACGAGTCACGCAAAGAAGGTTATCGATGATGCAAAAAGTATCCCCTGCCGAAGCGGTTGTTTTTGTAAACGGAAAACTTCGTGTAGATTATGCTGCAGGTTGTGCTTATTTGAATGAAGAAGAGTTGCATTTAACACCTATTGAATATAAGTTGCTTTGCCTGTTGACAAGAAATATAGGAAAAGTTCTGACCCATACTTTCCTTACGCAAAGCATTTGGGGAAGTAGTTGGGATAATGATATTGCTTCCCTTCGTGTGTTTATGGCAACACTTCGTAAAAAAATCGAGAAAGAACCGAACTCTCCACAATATATCCAAACACACATTGGCGTGGGGTATCGGATGCTGAAAGTTGATTGA
- a CDS encoding sensor histidine kinase, with amino-acid sequence MSESRHNPDQLLKEIQADEENRNKGHLKIFFGYAAGVGKTYAMLEAAHMEKQQGIDVVAGYVEPHACPKTAALLNGLEVLPTREVFYNGMILNEFDIGMALKRKPQLILVDELAHTNAEGCRHAKRYQDIKELLNAGIDVYTTVNVQHIESLCDTVASITEIVVRERIPDSIFDNADQVELIDIEPQDLINRLNTGNVYRQTQAKQAVENFFTIENLTALREISLRRCADRVNILTENTRIKNHGDYHTGEHILVCLSSSPSNAKIIRTAAKMASAFKGEFTALFVETPDFSVMSEENVKRLRSNICLAEQLGAKIETVYGEDVPFQIAEFTRLSGVSKIVIGRSSATKRHLLSKPTLTEKLIDYAPNLDVHIIPDTVSNAAVYQLRGGRKKNHIVFSVTDTLKSTAILILSSLVGMIFQKFGFDEANIITVFVLGVLVTAVITKHQIYSLISSIVSVLVFSFLFTEPQFTLQAYDQGYPVTFIIMFLAAFLTGSLAIRIKNQAKQAAQSAYRTKVLFDTNQLLQQAKDKNEIVSATSNQLIKLLGKDIVFYLADGEVLDTPHIFSVTEGNLESCISENEKAVAGWVLKNNKRAGATTGTLSNAKCLYLAVRSSSMVYGVIGIVMGEIPLDPFENSILLSILGECALALENEKNAREKQEAAILAKNEQLRANLLRAISHDLRTPLTSISGNASNLLSNGDSFDNDTKKQLYMDIYDDSMWLINLVENLLAVTRIEEGRLNLRITEDLMDDVITEALHHINRKSEEHHISVESKEEFLLAKMDAKLIVQVIINIVDNAIKYTPKNSHIVIRTEKRGKQAIVSISDDGNGIADEIKPRIFDMFYSGANQIADSRRSLGLGLSLCKSIINAHGGELTVSDNLPHGTVFTFTLPAGEVKVYE; translated from the coding sequence ATGAGTGAAAGCAGACACAATCCGGATCAGTTATTAAAGGAAATCCAAGCTGATGAAGAAAACCGTAATAAAGGACATTTGAAAATCTTTTTCGGATATGCAGCTGGTGTGGGTAAAACCTACGCAATGTTAGAAGCAGCTCATATGGAAAAACAGCAGGGAATTGACGTGGTAGCCGGTTATGTAGAACCCCACGCATGTCCAAAAACAGCAGCTCTTTTGAATGGCTTAGAAGTTCTTCCTACAAGAGAAGTTTTTTATAATGGTATGATACTGAACGAATTCGACATTGGCATGGCGTTGAAAAGAAAACCACAGCTTATCCTTGTAGATGAACTTGCGCATACGAATGCCGAAGGATGCCGTCATGCAAAACGGTATCAGGACATTAAGGAACTTTTGAATGCAGGGATTGATGTCTATACGACTGTCAATGTTCAGCATATTGAAAGCCTTTGTGATACAGTTGCATCCATTACGGAAATTGTTGTACGGGAACGCATCCCGGATTCTATTTTTGATAATGCAGATCAGGTTGAATTAATAGATATTGAACCACAGGATTTGATCAACCGTTTGAATACAGGAAATGTATACAGACAGACACAGGCAAAACAGGCAGTAGAAAATTTTTTTACAATAGAAAATTTGACAGCTCTCCGGGAGATTTCACTGCGGCGATGTGCAGACCGGGTGAATATCCTCACAGAAAATACCCGCATAAAAAATCATGGAGATTATCACACAGGCGAACATATTCTTGTATGTCTATCTTCTTCTCCATCCAATGCGAAAATTATCCGTACCGCCGCAAAAATGGCTTCTGCTTTTAAAGGGGAGTTTACGGCTCTGTTTGTAGAAACCCCAGATTTTTCGGTGATGAGCGAGGAAAATGTAAAACGCCTGCGTTCAAATATTTGTCTTGCTGAGCAGCTTGGGGCAAAAATAGAAACAGTTTACGGAGAAGATGTTCCGTTTCAGATTGCGGAATTTACTCGTTTGTCCGGTGTGTCAAAGATTGTGATCGGACGTAGTTCTGCTACAAAACGGCATTTGCTCAGCAAACCGACCCTGACAGAAAAATTGATTGATTATGCCCCTAACCTGGATGTGCATATTATTCCGGATACGGTTTCTAATGCGGCAGTGTATCAGTTAAGAGGGGGCAGGAAAAAGAATCATATCGTATTCTCTGTCACTGATACATTAAAATCTACTGCGATTCTGATTTTATCCAGTTTAGTCGGAATGATTTTCCAGAAATTTGGATTTGACGAAGCAAATATCATTACTGTTTTTGTTTTAGGTGTTCTTGTCACCGCTGTCATCACGAAACATCAGATATACAGCCTAATTTCCTCGATTGTAAGTGTTTTGGTCTTTAGTTTCCTGTTTACGGAACCTCAATTTACCTTGCAGGCGTATGATCAGGGTTATCCTGTTACCTTTATTATCATGTTTTTGGCGGCATTTTTAACCGGTTCTCTTGCTATACGGATTAAAAACCAAGCAAAACAGGCGGCACAATCTGCTTACCGTACCAAAGTGTTATTTGATACAAACCAGCTATTGCAACAGGCAAAAGATAAAAATGAAATTGTATCTGCAACTTCAAATCAGCTCATTAAACTCTTGGGAAAAGATATCGTTTTTTATTTAGCTGATGGAGAAGTGTTGGATACGCCGCATATTTTTTCTGTAACTGAAGGAAATTTGGAATCGTGTATTTCCGAAAATGAAAAGGCCGTTGCCGGCTGGGTATTGAAAAACAATAAACGTGCCGGAGCTACAACAGGAACGCTTTCCAATGCAAAATGCCTGTACCTTGCTGTTCGCAGTAGCAGTATGGTATATGGAGTTATTGGAATCGTGATGGGGGAAATACCTCTTGATCCATTTGAAAATAGTATTCTACTATCCATTCTCGGAGAATGTGCCCTGGCTTTGGAAAATGAGAAAAATGCCCGTGAGAAACAGGAGGCGGCCATTCTTGCAAAAAATGAACAGTTGCGAGCGAACCTGCTGCGTGCTATTTCACATGATTTGAGGACACCGCTGACATCCATTTCTGGTAATGCCAGCAATCTTTTGTCCAACGGCGATTCCTTTGATAATGATACAAAAAAGCAGCTGTACATGGATATTTATGATGATTCCATGTGGCTGATTAACCTTGTAGAAAACTTGCTGGCTGTAACCCGGATTGAAGAAGGACGGTTGAATCTCCGTATAACGGAAGATTTGATGGATGACGTGATCACAGAAGCGTTACATCATATTAACCGAAAGAGTGAAGAACATCATATTTCCGTTGAAAGCAAAGAAGAATTTCTTCTTGCAAAAATGGATGCAAAGCTTATTGTTCAGGTAATCATCAATATTGTTGATAATGCTATCAAATATACACCTAAAAACTCTCATATTGTTATTCGGACAGAAAAGCGGGGAAAACAAGCAATCGTATCTATATCGGATGACGGAAACGGAATTGCTGACGAAATAAAGCCACGGATATTCGACATGTTCTATAGCGGTGCAAATCAAATTGCAGACAGCCGCCGAAGTTTAGGACTCGGATTATCTTTGTGCAAGTCCATTATTAACGCCCACGGCGGAGAACTTACTGTTTCAGATAATCTGCCGCACGGAACAGTATTTACATTTACATTACCGGCAGGGGAGGTCAAAGTATATGAATAA
- a CDS encoding LysR substrate-binding domain-containing protein, whose product MKDFVLLIVVLAAFIYVYFLMEKLDKFLKENQSQKLISDSKLRIGFETPAIIDSIADLLEQFSSEYPNYELNLFYGSVSEIINGLGNNKLDFGFIIENSNDILKDEYCSLSLQIKQSVITPGSIDIAVHPINTIEKPARVIWQNDINCMKGLFVEKLRDFSERFLLSATRPNGKKEEKVL is encoded by the coding sequence ATGAAAGACTTTGTTTTACTTATAGTGGTATTGGCAGCATTTATTTATGTTTATTTTCTTATGGAAAAGCTGGATAAATTTCTCAAGGAAAATCAATCCCAAAAACTTATTTCGGATTCTAAGCTCAGGATTGGATTTGAAACACCTGCAATCATAGATTCTATTGCAGATCTATTAGAACAATTTTCAAGCGAATACCCAAACTATGAGCTGAACCTGTTCTACGGTTCTGTAAGTGAAATAATAAATGGGCTGGGAAATAATAAACTTGATTTTGGCTTTATCATAGAAAATTCCAACGATATTTTGAAAGATGAGTATTGTTCCTTATCCCTTCAAATAAAGCAAAGTGTTATTACTCCAGGCTCTATAGACATTGCGGTACATCCCATCAACACGATTGAGAAACCAGCGAGAGTGATATGGCAAAATGACATTAATTGTATGAAGGGCCTATTTGTCGAAAAATTGCGTGATTTTTCGGAGCGTTTTCTGCTTTCGGCTACACGCCCGAATGGAAAAAAAGAAGAAAAGGTGTTATAA